The following proteins come from a genomic window of Nocardioides albertanoniae:
- a CDS encoding DUF3040 domain-containing protein translates to MPLSEEELRLLEQMERALSAEDPKFASALRGTALRRAQHRHAVIAGFVLAVGVALLMAGVISRMWIVGVVGFLVMLGSTSVLLTALRGAASVEEDEGSEPPPRSSFLDRASERWKQRRRGDDDL, encoded by the coding sequence GTGCCACTCTCGGAAGAGGAGCTTCGTCTGCTGGAGCAGATGGAGCGCGCGCTCTCGGCGGAGGACCCGAAGTTCGCCTCCGCCCTCCGAGGCACGGCCTTGCGCCGTGCCCAACACCGACACGCGGTGATCGCGGGCTTCGTGCTCGCCGTCGGCGTGGCGTTGCTGATGGCCGGGGTGATCTCACGGATGTGGATCGTCGGAGTCGTCGGATTCCTGGTCATGCTCGGGTCGACCTCTGTGCTGCTCACCGCCTTGCGTGGGGCCGCTTCGGTCGAGGAGGACGAGGGCAGCGAGCCACCGCCTCGCAGCTCCTTCCTCGATCGGGCCAGCGAACGCTGGAAGCAGCGCCGCCGCGGCGACGACGACCTCTGA
- the dinB gene encoding DNA polymerase IV — protein sequence MTSSAGAPEVTPILHVDMDAFFVSVAIRHQPELWQQPVVVGGHARGVVTCANYPARAYGIHAAMPGSMARRLCPQLVSVRLDFGEVSEVSQQVREIFRRATPLVEVVSVDEAFLDVRGATRLFGSPERIAHRIRRQIADELKITCSVGVAPTPSVAKVGSRKAKPDGVVVVRPDDIPGFLHPLDVGELYGVGPSTRNRLRKLGFETVGDIARTPVPALHQILGPRLGGHLHRLATGTDRRELTGRLGPDLPETTGARSSGELARPLAPSEGVTARSADRSTGAQETFARDLSDRDDIVRELLRLSARVTRRMRRAGTVGRTVALTVRFTDFTTISRSRTLTDPTDVTQEVHTTAVRLFDDLQLRGRALRLVGVRVEHLVAREGTGRQLVIGERERGWSEADRAVDRVADRFGSNLVRRASLI from the coding sequence GTGACCTCCTCCGCTGGCGCTCCGGAGGTCACCCCGATCCTCCATGTCGACATGGACGCCTTCTTTGTTTCGGTGGCTATCAGGCACCAGCCCGAGCTCTGGCAGCAGCCGGTCGTCGTCGGGGGTCATGCGAGAGGTGTGGTGACCTGTGCCAACTACCCGGCGCGGGCCTATGGCATCCATGCCGCGATGCCCGGCTCGATGGCGAGGCGTCTGTGCCCTCAGCTCGTCTCGGTGCGTCTCGACTTCGGCGAGGTCTCCGAGGTCTCCCAGCAGGTGCGTGAGATCTTTCGCCGAGCCACCCCGCTGGTGGAGGTGGTCAGCGTCGACGAGGCGTTCCTGGACGTACGCGGCGCCACCAGGCTCTTCGGCAGCCCCGAGCGGATCGCCCACCGGATCCGGCGCCAGATCGCCGACGAGCTCAAGATCACCTGCTCCGTCGGTGTCGCACCCACCCCGAGCGTGGCCAAGGTCGGCAGCCGCAAGGCGAAGCCCGACGGCGTCGTGGTCGTCCGGCCCGACGACATCCCCGGTTTCCTGCATCCGCTCGACGTCGGCGAGCTCTACGGCGTCGGGCCGAGCACGCGCAACCGGCTGCGAAAGCTCGGGTTCGAGACCGTCGGCGACATCGCCCGCACCCCGGTCCCGGCGCTCCACCAGATCCTCGGGCCCCGTCTCGGTGGTCATCTGCACCGGCTCGCCACCGGCACCGACCGGCGCGAGCTGACCGGGCGGCTCGGCCCCGATCTGCCCGAGACGACCGGAGCGAGGTCGAGCGGCGAGCTTGCTCGTCCGCTCGCGCCGAGCGAGGGAGTAACCGCGCGCAGCGCGGACCGGTCCACCGGCGCCCAGGAGACCTTCGCCCGCGATCTGAGCGACCGCGACGACATCGTGCGCGAGCTGCTGCGCCTCTCGGCCCGGGTCACTCGGCGGATGCGGCGTGCCGGCACCGTCGGACGCACGGTGGCGCTGACGGTGCGGTTCACCGACTTCACGACGATCTCCCGCTCCCGCACACTGACGGACCCGACAGACGTCACCCAGGAGGTGCATACCACCGCGGTCCGGCTCTTCGACGACCTGCAGCTGCGGGGGAGGGCCCTGCGTCTGGTCGGGGTGCGGGTGGAGCACCTGGTCGCTCGGGAAGGCACCGGTCGACAGCTGGTGATCGGCGAGCGCGAGCGCGGCTGGTCGGAGGCAGATCGTGCCGTCGACCGGGTCGCCGACCGCTTCGGGTCCAACCTCGTGCGGCGCGCGAGCCTGATCTAG
- a CDS encoding methyltransferase domain-containing protein has translation MAVASSSRRAGARAVAVWDALDPILAAPDAGPLDVLDIGGGTGTSAVRIAGLGHNVTVIDPSPDALAALDRRAREAGVTVDARQGDLAALADVADPAGADIVLCHGVLEVVPDPAEALAGIREVLRPGGTLSLLVSQRTAAVLSRAIAGQFAQAVDLIDDTAPQGRSGRRFSLDEVTGLLTTAGFEVGDVRGVRVFVDHVPGGLLDLDASSGDALVELEQRASTRADYLPLASQVHLLGSLRS, from the coding sequence ATGGCAGTTGCTTCAAGCAGTCGTCGGGCAGGCGCCCGCGCCGTCGCGGTCTGGGACGCGCTCGACCCGATCCTGGCGGCCCCCGACGCCGGGCCTCTCGACGTGCTCGACATCGGCGGCGGCACCGGCACCTCCGCCGTACGCATCGCCGGGCTGGGGCACAACGTCACCGTCATCGACCCCAGCCCCGACGCGCTCGCGGCCCTCGACCGCCGTGCCCGCGAGGCCGGCGTCACCGTCGACGCGCGCCAAGGTGACCTGGCCGCGCTCGCCGACGTCGCCGACCCCGCAGGCGCCGACATCGTGCTCTGCCACGGCGTGCTCGAGGTCGTCCCCGACCCCGCGGAGGCACTGGCGGGGATCCGCGAGGTGCTCCGCCCCGGAGGCACCCTCAGTCTCCTCGTCTCCCAGCGCACCGCCGCCGTCCTCTCCCGTGCTATCGCCGGCCAGTTCGCCCAAGCCGTCGACCTCATCGACGACACCGCTCCTCAGGGGCGCTCGGGTCGCCGGTTCTCGCTCGACGAGGTCACCGGGCTGCTCACCACTGCCGGGTTCGAGGTCGGGGACGTTCGCGGCGTACGCGTCTTCGTCGATCATGTTCCTGGGGGGTTGCTCGATCTCGATGCTTCCTCTGGTGACGCGTTGGTCGAGCTCGAGCAGCGGGCTTCTACTCGGGCGGACTATCTGCCGTTGGCTTCGCAGGTGCATCTGCTCGGGTCGCTTCGTTCTTAG
- a CDS encoding SAV_6107 family HEPN domain-containing protein: protein MHLLPATTHNYLFRATESLAEAIAADDVPSRYAMAHVAALQAAAALIAARTDPVEAASRAGRRRPWNAWVRLKKVAPELSVWADFFAAGAAKRAAAEAGSIRAVTAEEADDQVRDADRFLAVVEEALGLMAHTSHVARLRHDRLVG from the coding sequence ATGCATCTGCTGCCGGCCACGACGCACAACTACCTCTTCCGGGCCACCGAGTCCCTCGCGGAGGCCATCGCCGCTGACGACGTGCCGAGCAGATACGCGATGGCCCATGTCGCTGCCCTGCAGGCCGCAGCGGCGCTGATCGCAGCACGCACCGACCCGGTCGAGGCCGCGAGCCGGGCCGGCCGCCGGCGCCCGTGGAACGCCTGGGTGCGCCTGAAGAAGGTCGCGCCGGAGCTCTCGGTGTGGGCCGACTTCTTCGCCGCCGGTGCTGCCAAGCGCGCCGCCGCCGAGGCAGGCTCGATCCGAGCGGTCACCGCCGAGGAGGCCGACGACCAGGTGCGCGACGCCGACCGGTTCCTCGCCGTCGTCGAGGAGGCTCTCGGCCTGATGGCGCACACCTCTCACGTCGCCAGGCTCCGCCACGACCGCCTCGTGGGCTGA
- a CDS encoding DUF4126 domain-containing protein, whose amino-acid sequence MESLALTFSSGWASGINAYLVVLVLGVVQRTTGAESIPDVLGTWPVLIGAGLLYAVEFVADKVPYIDSTWDSISTVIRPTIGAVIGVLLAGEADSLDEAVGGVVGGTSALMSHLVKASERLAVNSSPEPVSNSVVSVVEDAVVLGVVWFATEHPLAAAAVAGVLLVAGLVLVYLLVRAVRGGWRKLTRRGRRGGPPGPEGPRSDDSTQPYPAR is encoded by the coding sequence ATGGAATCTCTCGCGCTGACCTTCTCCAGTGGCTGGGCCAGCGGCATCAACGCCTACCTGGTCGTGCTGGTGCTCGGTGTCGTCCAGCGTACGACGGGGGCCGAGTCTATCCCCGACGTGCTCGGTACCTGGCCGGTGCTGATCGGCGCGGGTCTGCTCTACGCCGTCGAGTTCGTCGCCGACAAGGTGCCCTACATCGACTCCACCTGGGACTCGATCTCGACCGTGATCCGGCCGACGATCGGCGCCGTGATCGGGGTGCTGCTCGCCGGTGAGGCCGACTCGCTCGACGAGGCCGTCGGTGGCGTCGTGGGCGGCACCTCGGCGCTGATGTCCCACCTGGTCAAGGCGAGCGAGCGGCTGGCGGTCAACTCCTCCCCCGAGCCGGTCTCCAACTCCGTGGTCAGCGTCGTCGAGGACGCGGTCGTCCTCGGCGTGGTCTGGTTCGCGACCGAGCACCCCCTCGCCGCTGCCGCGGTGGCCGGCGTGCTGCTGGTCGCCGGACTGGTGCTGGTCTACCTGCTCGTCCGTGCCGTACGCGGCGGCTGGCGCAAGCTGACCCGGCGCGGCAGACGCGGAGGCCCACCGGGTCCTGAGGGCCCACGCTCGGACGATTCCACCCAGCCCTATCCCGCCCGATGA
- a CDS encoding phytoene desaturase family protein, whose protein sequence is MSAVVVLGGGYAGLASAARLAKLGHSVTLLEATGELGGALVPVREEGFAWDASATSTLLPAVMRDLFRKSGRPAERELELVPLDVVREHRFTDKTSVAVPGGTRGAQLAAFDELGAGMGKRWTDYVARFSDDWEVLRAHYFEVPWEPAALPSAVAERFRSRETLHKRLRKTFKDERLRLVASHPFVTAGQQLRDVPAWAGLTAYLEQRFGAWRVEGGMGTVAEVLAARMATRRVSVETATRVEDIVVRDGRAVAVSTTAGEIDLGHDGAVVVAFDPRALPTLRPFVDRTMPAIPPMTFHLGLDSLPEHLVDLPDELVLHGDPTLVVRTRGQAPAGHHAWTIHSYGKLMEDVLLALARHKIDVREHVVHRVDLGAAELVRRWNGSPLGVKWAGRDTVFQRLGPRTPIEGVYAAGAHATPGSGLPFAGLSASLVAQTIGPA, encoded by the coding sequence ATGAGCGCCGTCGTCGTCCTCGGGGGCGGATACGCCGGTCTGGCCAGTGCCGCGAGGCTGGCCAAGCTCGGCCACTCGGTGACCCTGCTGGAAGCCACGGGCGAGCTCGGCGGCGCGCTGGTGCCGGTGCGCGAGGAGGGGTTCGCCTGGGACGCGTCCGCGACCTCGACCCTGCTGCCGGCCGTGATGCGCGACCTGTTCCGCAAGTCCGGTCGGCCCGCCGAGCGTGAGCTCGAGCTGGTGCCGCTCGACGTGGTGCGCGAGCACCGCTTCACCGACAAGACCTCGGTCGCGGTGCCCGGCGGCACCCGGGGCGCCCAGCTGGCCGCCTTCGACGAGCTCGGCGCGGGCATGGGCAAGCGATGGACCGACTACGTCGCTCGGTTCAGCGACGACTGGGAGGTGCTGCGCGCCCACTACTTCGAGGTGCCCTGGGAGCCGGCGGCGCTCCCCTCGGCCGTCGCCGAGCGGTTCCGGTCCCGCGAGACGCTCCACAAGCGGCTGCGCAAGACGTTCAAGGACGAGCGCCTCCGACTGGTCGCCTCGCACCCGTTCGTCACCGCCGGGCAGCAGCTGCGCGACGTACCTGCCTGGGCGGGGCTCACCGCCTACCTCGAGCAGCGTTTCGGCGCGTGGCGCGTAGAAGGCGGGATGGGCACCGTGGCCGAGGTGCTCGCCGCCCGGATGGCCACGCGCCGGGTCTCGGTGGAAACCGCGACCCGGGTGGAGGACATCGTCGTGCGCGACGGGCGGGCGGTCGCTGTGAGCACCACGGCCGGCGAGATCGACCTCGGTCACGACGGAGCCGTGGTGGTCGCCTTCGACCCGCGCGCGCTGCCGACGTTGCGGCCGTTCGTCGATCGTACGATGCCGGCGATCCCGCCGATGACCTTCCACCTCGGGCTCGACTCGCTGCCAGAGCACCTGGTCGACCTGCCCGACGAGCTGGTGCTCCACGGAGACCCGACCCTGGTCGTACGCACCCGCGGGCAGGCGCCCGCAGGGCATCACGCCTGGACGATCCACTCCTACGGCAAGCTGATGGAGGACGTCCTGCTCGCGCTGGCGCGCCACAAGATCGATGTGCGTGAGCACGTCGTGCACCGTGTCGACCTGGGCGCCGCCGAGCTCGTACGCCGCTGGAACGGGTCGCCGCTCGGCGTGAAGTGGGCCGGGCGCGACACCGTCTTCCAACGTCTGGGGCCCCGCACCCCGATCGAAGGCGTGTACGCCGCCGGAGCCCATGCCACGCCGGGCTCCGGGCTGCCCTTCGCGGGGCTCTCCGCCTCTCTCGTCGCACAGACGATCGGGCCCGCCTGA
- the metF gene encoding methylenetetrahydrofolate reductase [NAD(P)H] gives MVTGRGRSLAELIRHGERSFSFEFFPPKDEAGEEQLWNAVRALEPYRPTFVSVTYGAGGSTRDKTVAITGRIAAETELLPVAHLTCVGHTRDEVADILDAYAARGVAHVMALRGDPAEGPRAEWTPTAGGLDYAVDVVRLAKERGDFRIGVAAFPEGHPGAESIEADADVLVAKARAGAEFAVTQMFFRAEDYFGLVDRVRARGVDIPILPGIMPILNLAAIRRQSELIGAEVPEAIVERITAAGPEAADIRAEGIAAAAELCQELLDGGAPGLHFYTLNRSKATLEIFAKLNVTV, from the coding sequence ATGGTGACTGGACGTGGACGATCCCTGGCAGAGCTGATCAGACATGGTGAGCGTTCGTTCTCGTTCGAGTTCTTCCCGCCGAAGGACGAGGCCGGCGAGGAGCAGCTGTGGAACGCCGTGCGTGCGCTGGAGCCCTACCGACCGACGTTCGTGAGCGTCACCTACGGAGCCGGCGGGTCCACCCGCGACAAGACCGTGGCCATCACCGGCCGGATCGCCGCCGAGACCGAGCTGCTGCCCGTCGCTCACCTGACCTGCGTGGGCCACACCCGTGACGAGGTCGCGGACATCCTGGACGCCTACGCCGCGCGTGGTGTGGCCCATGTGATGGCGCTGCGTGGCGACCCTGCCGAGGGCCCGCGTGCGGAGTGGACGCCGACAGCCGGCGGTCTCGACTACGCCGTCGACGTGGTGCGGCTGGCCAAGGAGCGCGGCGACTTCCGCATCGGCGTGGCCGCCTTCCCCGAGGGGCACCCGGGCGCCGAGTCGATCGAGGCCGACGCCGACGTGCTGGTGGCCAAGGCGCGGGCAGGTGCCGAGTTCGCCGTCACCCAGATGTTCTTCCGGGCCGAGGACTACTTCGGTCTCGTCGACCGTGTCCGTGCCCGTGGCGTCGACATCCCGATCCTGCCGGGCATCATGCCGATCCTGAACCTCGCCGCCATCCGCCGCCAGAGCGAGCTCATCGGCGCCGAGGTGCCCGAGGCGATCGTCGAGCGCATCACCGCCGCCGGCCCCGAGGCCGCCGACATCCGCGCCGAGGGCATCGCCGCCGCCGCCGAGCTGTGCCAGGAGCTCCTCGACGGCGGTGCGCCCGGCCTGCACTTCTACACGCTCAACCGCTCCAAGGCGACGCTGGAGATCTTCGCCAAGCTCAACGTGACGGTCTAG
- a CDS encoding polyprenyl synthetase family protein, producing MNETWDADEFRRRVQEAVHTFLATQIERLAPLGDEVEPLLRRARESTSGGKRLRAAFCYWGFLAVRPSRSAAEEESLIRAAAALELLQASALVHDDVIDDSDTRRGAPAAHRAFEADHAAAGWPGRSRAYGDAAAVLLGDLLLTWADEMLRTAGFGAAETSAALGVFDHTRSEVVAGQFLDITVQARGAADVEAAMKVVRYKAAKYSVERPLHVGAALAGASPAQIEALSGYGLPVGEAFQLRDDLLGVFGDPSVTGKPAGDDLVEGKRTVLIALALAGSAAADADLLDRSLGQQLRDDEVTRLRTIIASSGAEQQVEKTITELADQGLTALADARASGLLDQRAATTLRALAVAATQRSV from the coding sequence GTGAATGAAACATGGGACGCCGATGAATTCCGCCGTCGCGTCCAGGAGGCCGTGCACACCTTCCTCGCGACCCAGATCGAGCGGCTCGCTCCGCTCGGCGACGAGGTCGAGCCGCTGCTGCGCCGGGCCCGCGAGTCGACCTCCGGAGGCAAGCGGCTGCGCGCCGCCTTCTGCTACTGGGGCTTCCTCGCGGTGCGGCCCTCGCGCTCGGCAGCCGAGGAGGAGTCGCTCATCCGAGCCGCTGCTGCGCTCGAGCTGCTCCAGGCTTCCGCGCTCGTGCACGACGACGTCATCGACGACTCCGACACCCGGCGCGGCGCACCGGCAGCCCACCGTGCCTTCGAGGCCGACCACGCGGCCGCCGGCTGGCCGGGCCGTTCGCGCGCCTACGGCGACGCCGCCGCGGTGCTCCTCGGCGACCTGCTGCTGACCTGGGCCGACGAGATGCTGCGTACGGCCGGGTTCGGCGCAGCCGAGACCAGCGCGGCTCTCGGCGTCTTCGACCACACCCGCAGCGAGGTCGTCGCCGGCCAGTTCCTCGACATCACCGTCCAGGCGCGTGGGGCCGCTGACGTCGAGGCAGCGATGAAGGTGGTGCGCTACAAGGCCGCGAAGTACTCCGTCGAGCGCCCGCTCCACGTCGGCGCCGCGCTGGCCGGCGCCTCCCCCGCCCAGATCGAGGCGCTCTCGGGCTACGGGCTCCCCGTCGGCGAGGCCTTCCAGCTCCGCGACGACCTCCTCGGCGTCTTCGGTGACCCCTCGGTGACCGGCAAGCCTGCCGGCGACGACCTCGTCGAAGGCAAGCGCACCGTGCTGATCGCTCTCGCGCTCGCCGGGTCGGCCGCCGCCGACGCCGATCTCCTCGACCGCTCCCTCGGCCAGCAGCTGCGCGACGACGAGGTCACCCGGCTGCGTACGATCATCGCCTCCTCCGGCGCCGAGCAGCAGGTCGAGAAGACCATCACCGAGCTCGCCGACCAGGGCCTCACCGCCCTGGCCGACGCCCGGGCCTCGGGGCTCCTCGACCAGCGCGCCGCCACCACCCTTCGCGCTCTCGCCGTCGCCGCGACGCAACGCAGCGTCTGA
- a CDS encoding anti-sigma factor yields MAPEVHGLVGAYLLHAVEPGESADFEAHLALCSECREEVDSLRAPTAAMAEKVAATPPASLRDRVVRQASETAQLRPEVAGERHRRRWWLAGVVAAAAALVIGVGVIVGVDVGEDPAATTTAAEVLAAPDATMHKEMTTDGELMVAMSPEMHMVAVDTARLERPAGMTYQVWWHTEAGMESAGVLEEKMAVAVPVEDGDLMVTMEPMGGSERPSETVLLQMPAERL; encoded by the coding sequence ATGGCGCCTGAGGTGCATGGCCTGGTCGGGGCCTATCTTCTCCACGCGGTGGAGCCGGGCGAGAGCGCTGACTTCGAGGCGCACCTCGCGCTGTGCTCGGAGTGTCGCGAGGAGGTCGACTCGCTGCGCGCGCCGACGGCGGCGATGGCCGAGAAGGTCGCCGCGACACCTCCGGCGTCGCTGCGCGACAGAGTGGTTCGGCAGGCCTCGGAGACGGCCCAGCTTCGGCCCGAGGTCGCCGGGGAACGGCACCGGCGCCGCTGGTGGCTCGCCGGCGTGGTGGCAGCGGCCGCCGCGCTGGTCATCGGTGTCGGCGTCATCGTCGGGGTCGACGTAGGCGAGGATCCTGCGGCCACGACGACCGCGGCCGAGGTGCTGGCGGCCCCGGACGCGACGATGCACAAGGAGATGACCACCGACGGCGAGCTGATGGTCGCGATGTCGCCCGAGATGCACATGGTCGCCGTCGACACCGCCCGTCTCGAGCGCCCCGCCGGGATGACCTACCAGGTCTGGTGGCACACCGAGGCCGGCATGGAGTCCGCCGGTGTGCTCGAGGAGAAGATGGCTGTCGCGGTGCCGGTGGAGGACGGCGACCTCATGGTCACCATGGAGCCGATGGGCGGCTCGGAACGACCCTCCGAGACGGTGCTCCTCCAGATGCCGGCCGAGCGTCTCTAG
- the sigK gene encoding ECF RNA polymerase sigma factor SigK produces MRRTLRVVDESSAGPDDVDPAEAIAAVAGGDLDAFGRLYDALAPLVFGVARRVVRDPSRAEEVTQEVFTEVWRHAARFDPARGSVRTWVLTIAHRRAVDTVRSSQAARAREEHVAQREPMVDAGPEEAAVTVSEHEGVRRCLESLTPLQSQAVRLAYYQGFTYREVAEMLGRPLPTVKTRMRDGLIRLRDCLTYGELEKESGGS; encoded by the coding sequence GTGCGGCGAACGCTGCGGGTCGTGGACGAGTCGTCCGCGGGCCCCGACGACGTGGACCCGGCGGAGGCGATCGCCGCGGTCGCCGGAGGTGACCTGGACGCCTTCGGACGGCTCTACGACGCCCTCGCCCCGCTCGTCTTCGGCGTCGCCCGGCGAGTGGTGCGGGATCCGTCGCGGGCCGAGGAGGTGACCCAGGAGGTGTTCACCGAGGTGTGGCGGCACGCGGCTCGGTTCGATCCCGCTCGGGGGAGCGTACGCACCTGGGTGCTGACGATCGCGCACCGGCGCGCGGTCGACACGGTGCGCTCCTCCCAGGCCGCGAGAGCACGCGAGGAACACGTCGCCCAGCGCGAGCCGATGGTGGACGCCGGCCCGGAGGAGGCGGCGGTGACGGTCTCGGAGCACGAAGGCGTACGCCGCTGCCTGGAGTCCCTCACGCCGCTGCAGTCGCAGGCTGTGCGACTGGCCTACTACCAGGGCTTCACCTACCGGGAGGTCGCGGAGATGCTCGGGCGGCCGCTGCCGACGGTGAAGACGCGGATGAGAGACGGGTTGATCCGGCTGCGGGACTGTCTGACCTATGGAGAGCTCGAGAAGGAGAGTGGAGGCTCGTGA
- a CDS encoding molybdopterin-dependent oxidoreductase, producing MTPRNRLGRLDNGPVAGIAAGVLGLGIAELIAALVRGASPLLALGDRVIDLTPRWLKEAAVATFGTADKPVLLACVALVTLALLGAAGALAVRRPALCAALLLLLGAVDVAALVADRAGNGAMGIVALMIGLAVGIATLVLLTRRLREAGADRDEAEAPDGFDRRGFLVAAAAVTAVGAAGGIGAKVVTGRRVPTTTVGIPTPVSPAVPLPEGAALRVDGITPYLTPVDEFYRIDIALLTPRVDIADYRLKIHGMVETPVELTYQDLLAMPLYERRVTIACVSNEVGGDLIGNATWTGVRIRDVLKRAGVDPGADAVKSTGADGITIGTPLEALTDGRDALLAIAQNGEPLTRDHGFPVRMVVPGLYGYVSATKWLTELEVTRFDDFSAYWSERGWSAQGPIKTECRIDLPGDDLMPGERVVAGVAWAQHRGVNKVEVRIDDGPWQSATLATEDSIDTWRQWTYRWDATEGEHRIQARATDRTGTPQTAQEAPPAPDGASGYPTRTVRVG from the coding sequence ATGACACCCCGCAACCGCCTCGGACGCCTCGACAACGGCCCCGTCGCCGGCATCGCAGCCGGCGTGCTCGGCCTCGGCATCGCCGAGCTCATCGCGGCTCTGGTCCGCGGCGCCTCTCCCCTGCTCGCGCTCGGCGACCGGGTCATCGACCTCACTCCGCGCTGGCTCAAGGAGGCCGCGGTCGCCACCTTCGGCACCGCCGACAAGCCGGTCCTGCTGGCCTGCGTCGCCCTGGTCACGCTGGCCCTCCTCGGCGCGGCCGGCGCCCTGGCCGTACGCCGCCCCGCGCTCTGCGCGGCGCTGCTGCTGCTCCTCGGGGCGGTCGACGTCGCCGCCCTCGTGGCCGACCGGGCGGGCAACGGAGCCATGGGGATCGTCGCGCTGATGATCGGCCTGGCAGTCGGCATCGCCACCCTCGTCCTGCTCACCCGGCGCCTGCGCGAGGCCGGCGCCGACCGCGATGAAGCCGAAGCGCCCGACGGCTTCGACCGTCGCGGGTTCCTCGTCGCCGCCGCGGCGGTGACCGCGGTGGGTGCCGCCGGCGGGATCGGCGCGAAGGTCGTCACCGGCCGCCGCGTCCCGACGACGACGGTAGGCATCCCGACGCCCGTCTCCCCCGCCGTGCCCCTCCCGGAAGGTGCCGCGCTCCGCGTCGACGGCATCACCCCCTACCTGACCCCGGTCGACGAGTTCTACCGGATCGACATCGCGCTGCTCACTCCTCGTGTCGACATCGCCGACTACCGGCTGAAGATCCACGGCATGGTCGAGACCCCGGTCGAGCTGACCTATCAGGACCTGCTCGCGATGCCCCTCTACGAACGCCGGGTGACGATCGCCTGCGTCTCCAACGAGGTCGGCGGCGACCTGATCGGCAACGCGACCTGGACCGGCGTACGCATCCGCGACGTCCTCAAGCGCGCCGGCGTCGATCCGGGTGCCGACGCGGTCAAGTCCACCGGCGCCGACGGCATCACCATCGGCACGCCGCTCGAGGCGCTCACCGACGGCCGCGACGCCCTGCTCGCCATCGCCCAGAACGGCGAACCCCTGACCCGCGACCACGGCTTCCCCGTGCGCATGGTCGTGCCGGGTCTCTACGGCTACGTCTCGGCTACCAAGTGGCTCACCGAGCTCGAGGTCACCCGCTTCGACGACTTCAGCGCCTACTGGTCCGAGCGGGGTTGGTCCGCACAGGGGCCGATCAAGACCGAGTGCCGCATCGACCTCCCCGGCGACGACCTGATGCCCGGCGAACGCGTCGTCGCCGGCGTCGCGTGGGCGCAGCACCGCGGGGTGAACAAGGTGGAGGTGCGCATCGACGACGGGCCCTGGCAGAGCGCGACGCTGGCCACCGAGGACAGCATCGACACCTGGCGACAGTGGACCTACCGCTGGGACGCGACCGAGGGCGAGCACCGGATCCAGGCCAGGGCGACCGACCGCACCGGCACCCCGCAGACCGCTCAGGAGGCGCCGCCGGCGCCCGACGGGGCCAGCGGCTATCCCACCCGCACCGTCCGGGTGGGCTGA
- a CDS encoding barstar family protein: protein MSGLAGLLAGRIEPGVYRWHAESAAADLTESVAVAGWSLAQIREVAETKADVLGAIGTALGFPSHFGRNLDALWDSLRDLSAPTVLLWETWGAAAYADRAGFDKILGVLRDRAAEISEDRPAFTVLLRGDGPETDLAELG, encoded by the coding sequence ATGAGCGGACTGGCAGGTCTCCTGGCCGGGCGGATCGAGCCCGGCGTCTACCGGTGGCACGCGGAGTCGGCGGCCGCCGACCTCACCGAGTCCGTCGCCGTCGCCGGCTGGTCGCTGGCGCAGATCCGCGAGGTCGCCGAGACCAAGGCCGACGTGCTCGGCGCCATCGGCACCGCCCTGGGCTTCCCGTCGCACTTCGGTCGCAACCTCGACGCGCTGTGGGACTCGCTGCGCGACCTCTCCGCCCCCACCGTGCTGCTGTGGGAGACGTGGGGAGCGGCTGCGTACGCAGATCGTGCGGGCTTCGACAAGATCCTCGGCGTGCTCCGTGACCGTGCCGCGGAGATCTCCGAGGACCGGCCCGCCTTCACCGTGCTGCTGCGCGGCGACGGCCCCGAGACCGATCTGGCCGAGCTGGGCTGA
- a CDS encoding ribonuclease domain-containing protein, with the protein MKISTVLAAVLTALLMALFAGCGAASDGGGGQTGTDPDSGLAWIAESDLPPEGTETLDLIDAGGPFPYPGKDGTTFGNREGILPEEPSGYYEEYTVPTPGSEDRGARRIVAGEGGEFYYTEDHYESFSRIDRE; encoded by the coding sequence GTGAAGATCAGCACAGTGCTCGCCGCGGTGCTGACCGCGCTGCTGATGGCGCTGTTCGCCGGATGCGGAGCTGCCTCCGACGGCGGGGGCGGCCAGACCGGCACCGACCCCGACAGCGGGTTGGCCTGGATCGCCGAGTCCGACCTGCCGCCCGAGGGCACCGAGACGCTCGACCTGATCGATGCCGGCGGTCCGTTCCCCTACCCCGGCAAGGACGGCACGACGTTCGGCAACCGCGAGGGCATCCTGCCCGAGGAGCCGTCGGGCTACTACGAGGAATACACCGTCCCCACGCCCGGCTCCGAGGACCGGGGCGCGCGGCGTATCGTCGCTGGCGAGGGCGGAGAGTTCTACTACACCGAGGACCACTACGAGTCGTTCTCGCGGATCGACCGGGAGTGA